From Vanacampus margaritifer isolate UIUO_Vmar chromosome 8, RoL_Vmar_1.0, whole genome shotgun sequence, a single genomic window includes:
- the LOC144056802 gene encoding uncharacterized protein LOC144056802, translated as MPSVQLLRAFVSERLSVAVDEIMMIFEKTIAEYEDELKHHRRLVGASQLSSKTIDDRGSEASQHSQPVLISMKMSPVHPEQSLEQETPLAPYVKEELEEVWKSPILNHCQKSEEMKASLANEEAKEKPLSSTMQQRQSVAHRQAVSPTSSLCEQAKCEPNEEGCGNSDLFFHLDVASVKPATNISQPALENTGNFNNSRNSNDQPFSDSWQSSDPETHLGSHNQVKFYKCTDCGKIFKYNHNLQRHMSCHTGEKPFGCIECGRKFNQKASLDRHKRVHTGEKPFNCMFCGKNFTRRGSLTSHMRFHTGEEPFTCSICKKSYNNRGTLVKHMRAHDNYTR; from the exons ATGCCTTCTGTTCAATTATTAAGAGCATTTGTCAGTGAGAGGCTGTCCGTTGCTGTTGATGAGATTATGATGATATTTGAGAAAACAATAGCCGAATACGAGGACGAGCTCAAGCATCATCGCAGGCTTGTGGGAGCTAGTCAGCTATCCAGCAAGACGATCGATGACCGCGGATCAG AAGCGTCTCAGCACAGCCAACCTGTGCTAATCAGCATGAAGATGTCCCCTGTGCATCCAGAGCAAAGTCTGGAACAAGAGACTCCACTGGCCCCATATGTCAAAGAGGAACTGGAAGAAGTCTGGAAAAGTCCAATATTAAATCACTGTCAAAAATCAGAAGAGATGAAAGCCTCTTTGGCAAATGAAGAGGCTAAAGAGAAACCACTTTCATCGACAATGCAGCAAAGACAAAGTGTTGCACACAGACAAGCCGTTTCTCCTACTTCCAGTTTATGTGAGCAAGCTAAATGTGAACCTAATGAAGAAGGCTGCGGAAACTCTGATTTGTTTTTTCACTTGGATGTAGCGAGTGTCAAACCAGCAACTAACATTAGTCAGCCTGCACTTGAAAATACTGGCAACTTCAACAATAGCAGGAATAGTAATGATCAGCCATTTTCGGACTCATGGCAATCCAGTGATCCTGAAACTCATCTTGGCTCTCATAATCAGGTCAAGTTTTACAAGTGCACAGACTGTGgcaaaatattcaaatacaaCCACAATTTGCAGAGGCACATGTCGTGTCACACAGGAGAGAAACCATTTGGCTGTATCGAATGTGGCAGAAAATTTAATCAAAAGGCAAGTTTGGACAGACACAAAAGAGTACATacaggagagaaaccttttaacTGCATGTTTTGTGGTAAAAACTTTACTCGGAGGGGATCTTTAACTTCACATATGAGATTTCATACAGGTGAGGAGCCTTTCACCTGCTCCATATGCAAGAAAAGTTATAATAACAGAGGGACACTGGTTAAGCACATGAGAGCACATGACAATTACACGAGATAA